The nucleotide window CGAACGGTCCTCTCGCTGGCTAACTTCGGGCAACGGTCGCTGATCAGATCCAGAAAGGAAACGGGCGAACGATTATGGCCATCCACTGTGAAAGAGAGTGGTATGACAGACTTCGTCTCGGTGGCGACGACCGACGAACTTGACGACGGCGAGGGAACCGTCGTCGAAACGAACGGCCACACGATCGCACTCTTCAGAGTCGAGGGCGATTTTTACGCCATCGGCAACGAGTGTACGCATGAGGGTGGACCGCTCGGAGAGGGGGACCTC belongs to Halococcus qingdaonensis and includes:
- a CDS encoding Rieske (2Fe-2S) protein, whose protein sequence is MTDFVSVATTDELDDGEGTVVETNGHTIALFRVEGDFYAIGNECTHEGGPLGEGDLDGTTVTCPWHGARFDVTSGKVLEPPADDSEPEYEVHIDGDTVRVGV